A window of the Ostrea edulis chromosome 1, xbOstEdul1.1, whole genome shotgun sequence genome harbors these coding sequences:
- the LOC125674504 gene encoding bicaudal D-related protein homolog isoform X4: protein MCDYRINDNDTSSFDYRGQGKYCMSGDNMAEAPGVEEEGEGGFSEEEEDIDIYAQLEQKQKDLTLAAELGKALLEKNAELERRNEQMIEEFAQKIEELEQEKYELYLRLEKKESEYENTIKELQYDISQLREELQSHQNQSTTSVKESSMAIRELTLQNEHLTEDLRAAGMREEVLEAENQSLKEKITARRSSMHIHVGQLEILQQEINELRSKRQELEKRHIIVLEEKHAVSCSLEESQERILMLEKSKREIEQTVQNRERDILELQETNVQLQAQLHHMSTNLVTSSHPSKSQSLSLFNEISQMSPDHISPLTSPESSKTFPLDSDTSGGSFLADLMEEDEYECDDDIYLTSPGTQLPLHTALSDSQFLENFQYSSQHYHDDEQFHQELVNVFTQLKDMCASLRHGNGNNDMRECSDYTLCEDIRPGVLSNLLQEFKELMQEVLTFKPTIMEESQVCLDGEDLICVSELSKHISDLKDELRGAQGDLDHLKQELTRRDSQLEQKTQELKNLTGKLSMQHDMLADVQMERDRLHRALLQSGHTTEQEIVQQAQQERDFAIEKKNKMEIELAESKFELMELKSQLMEAIQQKMALSQELEQWQNDMEQLFDVHIEKNFQRDAKGQELCQELKKSIHGMRKSKSALNFSTYH, encoded by the exons ATGTGTGATTACAGGATTAATGACAACGACACCTCGTCCTTCGATTATAGGGGCCAGGGCAAGTATTGTATGAGTGGGGACAATATGGCGGAAGCTCCAGGGGTTGaggaggagggggaggggggattcTCAGAGGAAGAGGAGGATATTGACATTTATGCCCAGCTGGAACAGAAGCAAAAGGACCTGACACTGGCTGCTGAGTTGGGAAAGGCTCTTTTGGAGAAAAATGCGGAACTTGAGAGGAGAAATGAACAAATGATAGAAGAGTTTGCTCAGAAAATTGAG GAACTAGAACAAGAGAAGTATGAACTCTACCTCCGACTAGAGAAAAAGGAATCTGAATATGAGAATACTATTAAAGAGCTGCAATATGACATCAGTCAGCTGAGAGAGGAGCTCCAATCTCACCAGAACCAGAGCACCACCAGTGTTAAAGAGAGTTCCATGGCAATAAGGGAGTTAACTCTGCAAAATGAGCACCTGACAGAGGACCTTCGGGCAGCAGGAATGAGGGAAGAGGTACTAGAAGCAGAGAACCAGTCTCTGAAGGAGAAAATAACAGCAAGGAGGTCATCAATGCACATTCATGTTGGTCAACTAGAAATCCTACAACAAGAG ATTAATGAGCTGCGGTCAAAGCGGCAGGAATTGGAAAAGAGACACATCATCGTACTGGAGGAGAAGCATGCTGTGTCGTGCAGCCTGGAGGAATCGCAGGAACGAATTCTGATGTTAGAAAAGTCCAAAAGGGAAATTGAACAGACT GTCCAGAACCGGGAACGGGACATACTGGAACTTCAGGAAACCAATGTCCAGCTTCAGGCTCAGCTTCACCACATGTCTACAAATCTAGTCACCTCTAGCCATCCCAGTAAATCTCAGTCCCTCTCATTGTTCAACGAGATATCTCAGATGTCTCCTGATCATATCTCACCACTCACCTCACCAGAATCATCTAAAACA TTCCCGCTGGATTCGGATACTAGTGGAGGGTCCTTTCTAGCTGACCTAATGGAGGAGGATGAGTATGAATGTGATGATGACATTTACCTTACATCTCCGGGAACACAGCTACCACTACACACTGCACTCTCCGATTCTCAGTTCCTAGAAAACTTTCAGTATTCATCCCAACATTATCACGATGATGAACAG TTTCATCAAGAACTAGTCAATGTGTTTACCCAGTTAAAGGATATGTGTGCGAGTCTTCGGCATGGTAATGGTAACAATGATATGCGCGAGTGCTCAGATTATACACTGTGTGAGGATATACGTCCAGGGGTGCTGTCAAACCTGCTTCAAGAATTCAAGGAATTAATGCAGGAGGTTCTCACTTTCAAACCTACG aTAATGGAAGAATCTCAGGTGTGCTTGGATGGAGAGGATCTTATTTGTGTATCAGAGCTCAGTAAACACATCTCTGATCTGAAGGATGAGCTGAGGGGTGCCCAGGGTGATCTCGATCATCTAAAACAGGAGCTGACTCGAAGGGACTCCCAACTGGAGCAGAAAACTCAAGAGCTTAAGAATCTCACAGGAAAG TTGTCCATGCAGCACGATATGCTCGCTGATGTTCAGATGGAGCGGGATCGCCTACATAGGGCACTGCTACAAAGTGGACACACAACTGAACAAGAAATTGTTCAACAAGCTCAACAGGAAAGGGACTTTGCAATAGAAAA GAAAAACAAAATGGAAATAGAATTGGCAGAATCTAAGTTTGAACTGATGGAGTTAAAGTCTCAGTTAATGGAAGCTATTCAGCAGAAGATGGCATTAAGTCAGGAATTAGAACAATGGCAG aatGATATGGAACAATTGTTTGATGTTCATATTGAAAAAAACTTTCAAAGGGATGCTAAGGGGCAAGAACTTTGTCAAGAATTAAAGAAAAGTATACATGGCATGAGGAAATCCAAATCTGCATTAAATTTCTCCACCTACCATTAG
- the LOC125674504 gene encoding bicaudal D-related protein homolog isoform X5: MSGDNMAEAPGVEEEGEGGFSEEEEDIDIYAQLEQKQKDLTLAAELGKALLEKNAELERRNEQMIEEFAQKIEELEQEKYELYLRLEKKESEYENTIKELQYDISQLREELQSHQNQSTTSVKESSMAIRELTLQNEHLTEDLRAAGMREEVLEAENQSLKEKITARRSSMHIHVGQLEILQQEINELRSKRQELEKRHIIVLEEKHAVSCSLEESQERILMLEKSKREIEQTVQNRERDILELQETNVQLQAQLHHMSTNLVTSSHPSKSQSLSLFNEISQMSPDHISPLTSPESSKTFPLDSDTSGGSFLADLMEEDEYECDDDIYLTSPGTQLPLHTALSDSQFLENFQYSSQHYHDDEQFHQELVNVFTQLKDMCASLRHGNGNNDMRECSDYTLCEDIRPGVLSNLLQEFKELMQEVLTFKPTIMEESQVCLDGEDLICVSELSKHISDLKDELRGAQGDLDHLKQELTRRDSQLEQKTQELKNLTGKVKVTILELSMQHDMLADVQMERDRLHRALLQSGHTTEQEIVQQAQQERDFAIEKKNKMEIELAESKFELMELKSQLMEAIQQKMALSQELEQWQNDMEQLFDVHIEKNFQRDAKGQELCQELKKSIHGMRKSKSALNFSTYH; the protein is encoded by the exons ATGAGTGGGGACAATATGGCGGAAGCTCCAGGGGTTGaggaggagggggaggggggattcTCAGAGGAAGAGGAGGATATTGACATTTATGCCCAGCTGGAACAGAAGCAAAAGGACCTGACACTGGCTGCTGAGTTGGGAAAGGCTCTTTTGGAGAAAAATGCGGAACTTGAGAGGAGAAATGAACAAATGATAGAAGAGTTTGCTCAGAAAATTGAG GAACTAGAACAAGAGAAGTATGAACTCTACCTCCGACTAGAGAAAAAGGAATCTGAATATGAGAATACTATTAAAGAGCTGCAATATGACATCAGTCAGCTGAGAGAGGAGCTCCAATCTCACCAGAACCAGAGCACCACCAGTGTTAAAGAGAGTTCCATGGCAATAAGGGAGTTAACTCTGCAAAATGAGCACCTGACAGAGGACCTTCGGGCAGCAGGAATGAGGGAAGAGGTACTAGAAGCAGAGAACCAGTCTCTGAAGGAGAAAATAACAGCAAGGAGGTCATCAATGCACATTCATGTTGGTCAACTAGAAATCCTACAACAAGAG ATTAATGAGCTGCGGTCAAAGCGGCAGGAATTGGAAAAGAGACACATCATCGTACTGGAGGAGAAGCATGCTGTGTCGTGCAGCCTGGAGGAATCGCAGGAACGAATTCTGATGTTAGAAAAGTCCAAAAGGGAAATTGAACAGACT GTCCAGAACCGGGAACGGGACATACTGGAACTTCAGGAAACCAATGTCCAGCTTCAGGCTCAGCTTCACCACATGTCTACAAATCTAGTCACCTCTAGCCATCCCAGTAAATCTCAGTCCCTCTCATTGTTCAACGAGATATCTCAGATGTCTCCTGATCATATCTCACCACTCACCTCACCAGAATCATCTAAAACA TTCCCGCTGGATTCGGATACTAGTGGAGGGTCCTTTCTAGCTGACCTAATGGAGGAGGATGAGTATGAATGTGATGATGACATTTACCTTACATCTCCGGGAACACAGCTACCACTACACACTGCACTCTCCGATTCTCAGTTCCTAGAAAACTTTCAGTATTCATCCCAACATTATCACGATGATGAACAG TTTCATCAAGAACTAGTCAATGTGTTTACCCAGTTAAAGGATATGTGTGCGAGTCTTCGGCATGGTAATGGTAACAATGATATGCGCGAGTGCTCAGATTATACACTGTGTGAGGATATACGTCCAGGGGTGCTGTCAAACCTGCTTCAAGAATTCAAGGAATTAATGCAGGAGGTTCTCACTTTCAAACCTACG aTAATGGAAGAATCTCAGGTGTGCTTGGATGGAGAGGATCTTATTTGTGTATCAGAGCTCAGTAAACACATCTCTGATCTGAAGGATGAGCTGAGGGGTGCCCAGGGTGATCTCGATCATCTAAAACAGGAGCTGACTCGAAGGGACTCCCAACTGGAGCAGAAAACTCAAGAGCTTAAGAATCTCACAGGAAAGGTAAAG GTCACCATTTTAGAG TTGTCCATGCAGCACGATATGCTCGCTGATGTTCAGATGGAGCGGGATCGCCTACATAGGGCACTGCTACAAAGTGGACACACAACTGAACAAGAAATTGTTCAACAAGCTCAACAGGAAAGGGACTTTGCAATAGAAAA GAAAAACAAAATGGAAATAGAATTGGCAGAATCTAAGTTTGAACTGATGGAGTTAAAGTCTCAGTTAATGGAAGCTATTCAGCAGAAGATGGCATTAAGTCAGGAATTAGAACAATGGCAG aatGATATGGAACAATTGTTTGATGTTCATATTGAAAAAAACTTTCAAAGGGATGCTAAGGGGCAAGAACTTTGTCAAGAATTAAAGAAAAGTATACATGGCATGAGGAAATCCAAATCTGCATTAAATTTCTCCACCTACCATTAG
- the LOC125674504 gene encoding bicaudal D-related protein homolog isoform X2 translates to MCDYRINDNDTSSFDYRGQGKYCMSGDNMAEAPGVEEEGEGGFSEEEEDIDIYAQLEQKQKDLTLAAELGKALLEKNAELERRNEQMIEEFAQKIEELEQEKYELYLRLEKKESEYENTIKELQYDISQLREELQSHQNQSTTSVKESSMAIRELTLQNEHLTEDLRAAGMREEVLEAENQSLKEKITARRSSMHIHVGQLEILQQEINELRSKRQELEKRHIIVLEEKHAVSCSLEESQERILMLEKSKREIEQTVQNRERDILELQETNVQLQAQLHHMSTNLVTSSHPSKSQSLSLFNEISQMSPDHISPLTSPESSKTFPLDSDTSGGSFLADLMEEDEYECDDDIYLTSPGTQLPLHTALSDSQFLENFQYSSQHYHDDEQFHQELVNVFTQLKDMCASLRHGNGNNDMRECSDYTLCEDIRPGVLSNLLQEFKELMQEVLTFKPTIMEESQVCLDGEDLICVSELSKHISDLKDELRGAQGDLDHLKQELTRRDSQLEQKTQELKNLTGKVTILELSMQHDMLADVQMERDRLHRALLQSGHTTEQEIVQQAQQERDFAIEKKNKMEIELAESKFELMELKSQLMEAIQQKMALSQELEQWQNDMEQLFDVHIEKNFQRDAKGQELCQELKKSIHGMRKSKSALNFSTYH, encoded by the exons ATGTGTGATTACAGGATTAATGACAACGACACCTCGTCCTTCGATTATAGGGGCCAGGGCAAGTATTGTATGAGTGGGGACAATATGGCGGAAGCTCCAGGGGTTGaggaggagggggaggggggattcTCAGAGGAAGAGGAGGATATTGACATTTATGCCCAGCTGGAACAGAAGCAAAAGGACCTGACACTGGCTGCTGAGTTGGGAAAGGCTCTTTTGGAGAAAAATGCGGAACTTGAGAGGAGAAATGAACAAATGATAGAAGAGTTTGCTCAGAAAATTGAG GAACTAGAACAAGAGAAGTATGAACTCTACCTCCGACTAGAGAAAAAGGAATCTGAATATGAGAATACTATTAAAGAGCTGCAATATGACATCAGTCAGCTGAGAGAGGAGCTCCAATCTCACCAGAACCAGAGCACCACCAGTGTTAAAGAGAGTTCCATGGCAATAAGGGAGTTAACTCTGCAAAATGAGCACCTGACAGAGGACCTTCGGGCAGCAGGAATGAGGGAAGAGGTACTAGAAGCAGAGAACCAGTCTCTGAAGGAGAAAATAACAGCAAGGAGGTCATCAATGCACATTCATGTTGGTCAACTAGAAATCCTACAACAAGAG ATTAATGAGCTGCGGTCAAAGCGGCAGGAATTGGAAAAGAGACACATCATCGTACTGGAGGAGAAGCATGCTGTGTCGTGCAGCCTGGAGGAATCGCAGGAACGAATTCTGATGTTAGAAAAGTCCAAAAGGGAAATTGAACAGACT GTCCAGAACCGGGAACGGGACATACTGGAACTTCAGGAAACCAATGTCCAGCTTCAGGCTCAGCTTCACCACATGTCTACAAATCTAGTCACCTCTAGCCATCCCAGTAAATCTCAGTCCCTCTCATTGTTCAACGAGATATCTCAGATGTCTCCTGATCATATCTCACCACTCACCTCACCAGAATCATCTAAAACA TTCCCGCTGGATTCGGATACTAGTGGAGGGTCCTTTCTAGCTGACCTAATGGAGGAGGATGAGTATGAATGTGATGATGACATTTACCTTACATCTCCGGGAACACAGCTACCACTACACACTGCACTCTCCGATTCTCAGTTCCTAGAAAACTTTCAGTATTCATCCCAACATTATCACGATGATGAACAG TTTCATCAAGAACTAGTCAATGTGTTTACCCAGTTAAAGGATATGTGTGCGAGTCTTCGGCATGGTAATGGTAACAATGATATGCGCGAGTGCTCAGATTATACACTGTGTGAGGATATACGTCCAGGGGTGCTGTCAAACCTGCTTCAAGAATTCAAGGAATTAATGCAGGAGGTTCTCACTTTCAAACCTACG aTAATGGAAGAATCTCAGGTGTGCTTGGATGGAGAGGATCTTATTTGTGTATCAGAGCTCAGTAAACACATCTCTGATCTGAAGGATGAGCTGAGGGGTGCCCAGGGTGATCTCGATCATCTAAAACAGGAGCTGACTCGAAGGGACTCCCAACTGGAGCAGAAAACTCAAGAGCTTAAGAATCTCACAGGAAAG GTCACCATTTTAGAG TTGTCCATGCAGCACGATATGCTCGCTGATGTTCAGATGGAGCGGGATCGCCTACATAGGGCACTGCTACAAAGTGGACACACAACTGAACAAGAAATTGTTCAACAAGCTCAACAGGAAAGGGACTTTGCAATAGAAAA GAAAAACAAAATGGAAATAGAATTGGCAGAATCTAAGTTTGAACTGATGGAGTTAAAGTCTCAGTTAATGGAAGCTATTCAGCAGAAGATGGCATTAAGTCAGGAATTAGAACAATGGCAG aatGATATGGAACAATTGTTTGATGTTCATATTGAAAAAAACTTTCAAAGGGATGCTAAGGGGCAAGAACTTTGTCAAGAATTAAAGAAAAGTATACATGGCATGAGGAAATCCAAATCTGCATTAAATTTCTCCACCTACCATTAG
- the LOC125674504 gene encoding bicaudal D-related protein homolog isoform X3, with amino-acid sequence MCDYRINDNDTSSFDYRGQGKYCMSGDNMAEAPGVEEEGEGGFSEEEEDIDIYAQLEQKQKDLTLAAELGKALLEKNAELERRNEQMIEEFAQKIEELEQEKYELYLRLEKKESEYENTIKELQYDISQLREELQSHQNQSTTSVKESSMAIRELTLQNEHLTEDLRAAGMREEVLEAENQSLKEKITARRSSMHIHVGQLEILQQEINELRSKRQELEKRHIIVLEEKHAVSCSLEESQERILMLEKSKREIEQTVQNRERDILELQETNVQLQAQLHHMSTNLVTSSHPSKSQSLSLFNEISQMSPDHISPLTSPESSKTFPLDSDTSGGSFLADLMEEDEYECDDDIYLTSPGTQLPLHTALSDSQFLENFQYSSQHYHDDEQFHQELVNVFTQLKDMCASLRHGNGNNDMRECSDYTLCEDIRPGVLSNLLQEFKELMQEVLTFKPTIMEESQVCLDGEDLICVSELSKHISDLKDELRGAQGDLDHLKQELTRRDSQLEQKTQELKNLTGKVKLSMQHDMLADVQMERDRLHRALLQSGHTTEQEIVQQAQQERDFAIEKKNKMEIELAESKFELMELKSQLMEAIQQKMALSQELEQWQNDMEQLFDVHIEKNFQRDAKGQELCQELKKSIHGMRKSKSALNFSTYH; translated from the exons ATGTGTGATTACAGGATTAATGACAACGACACCTCGTCCTTCGATTATAGGGGCCAGGGCAAGTATTGTATGAGTGGGGACAATATGGCGGAAGCTCCAGGGGTTGaggaggagggggaggggggattcTCAGAGGAAGAGGAGGATATTGACATTTATGCCCAGCTGGAACAGAAGCAAAAGGACCTGACACTGGCTGCTGAGTTGGGAAAGGCTCTTTTGGAGAAAAATGCGGAACTTGAGAGGAGAAATGAACAAATGATAGAAGAGTTTGCTCAGAAAATTGAG GAACTAGAACAAGAGAAGTATGAACTCTACCTCCGACTAGAGAAAAAGGAATCTGAATATGAGAATACTATTAAAGAGCTGCAATATGACATCAGTCAGCTGAGAGAGGAGCTCCAATCTCACCAGAACCAGAGCACCACCAGTGTTAAAGAGAGTTCCATGGCAATAAGGGAGTTAACTCTGCAAAATGAGCACCTGACAGAGGACCTTCGGGCAGCAGGAATGAGGGAAGAGGTACTAGAAGCAGAGAACCAGTCTCTGAAGGAGAAAATAACAGCAAGGAGGTCATCAATGCACATTCATGTTGGTCAACTAGAAATCCTACAACAAGAG ATTAATGAGCTGCGGTCAAAGCGGCAGGAATTGGAAAAGAGACACATCATCGTACTGGAGGAGAAGCATGCTGTGTCGTGCAGCCTGGAGGAATCGCAGGAACGAATTCTGATGTTAGAAAAGTCCAAAAGGGAAATTGAACAGACT GTCCAGAACCGGGAACGGGACATACTGGAACTTCAGGAAACCAATGTCCAGCTTCAGGCTCAGCTTCACCACATGTCTACAAATCTAGTCACCTCTAGCCATCCCAGTAAATCTCAGTCCCTCTCATTGTTCAACGAGATATCTCAGATGTCTCCTGATCATATCTCACCACTCACCTCACCAGAATCATCTAAAACA TTCCCGCTGGATTCGGATACTAGTGGAGGGTCCTTTCTAGCTGACCTAATGGAGGAGGATGAGTATGAATGTGATGATGACATTTACCTTACATCTCCGGGAACACAGCTACCACTACACACTGCACTCTCCGATTCTCAGTTCCTAGAAAACTTTCAGTATTCATCCCAACATTATCACGATGATGAACAG TTTCATCAAGAACTAGTCAATGTGTTTACCCAGTTAAAGGATATGTGTGCGAGTCTTCGGCATGGTAATGGTAACAATGATATGCGCGAGTGCTCAGATTATACACTGTGTGAGGATATACGTCCAGGGGTGCTGTCAAACCTGCTTCAAGAATTCAAGGAATTAATGCAGGAGGTTCTCACTTTCAAACCTACG aTAATGGAAGAATCTCAGGTGTGCTTGGATGGAGAGGATCTTATTTGTGTATCAGAGCTCAGTAAACACATCTCTGATCTGAAGGATGAGCTGAGGGGTGCCCAGGGTGATCTCGATCATCTAAAACAGGAGCTGACTCGAAGGGACTCCCAACTGGAGCAGAAAACTCAAGAGCTTAAGAATCTCACAGGAAAGGTAAAG TTGTCCATGCAGCACGATATGCTCGCTGATGTTCAGATGGAGCGGGATCGCCTACATAGGGCACTGCTACAAAGTGGACACACAACTGAACAAGAAATTGTTCAACAAGCTCAACAGGAAAGGGACTTTGCAATAGAAAA GAAAAACAAAATGGAAATAGAATTGGCAGAATCTAAGTTTGAACTGATGGAGTTAAAGTCTCAGTTAATGGAAGCTATTCAGCAGAAGATGGCATTAAGTCAGGAATTAGAACAATGGCAG aatGATATGGAACAATTGTTTGATGTTCATATTGAAAAAAACTTTCAAAGGGATGCTAAGGGGCAAGAACTTTGTCAAGAATTAAAGAAAAGTATACATGGCATGAGGAAATCCAAATCTGCATTAAATTTCTCCACCTACCATTAG
- the LOC125674504 gene encoding bicaudal D-related protein homolog isoform X1 has translation MCDYRINDNDTSSFDYRGQGKYCMSGDNMAEAPGVEEEGEGGFSEEEEDIDIYAQLEQKQKDLTLAAELGKALLEKNAELERRNEQMIEEFAQKIEELEQEKYELYLRLEKKESEYENTIKELQYDISQLREELQSHQNQSTTSVKESSMAIRELTLQNEHLTEDLRAAGMREEVLEAENQSLKEKITARRSSMHIHVGQLEILQQEINELRSKRQELEKRHIIVLEEKHAVSCSLEESQERILMLEKSKREIEQTVQNRERDILELQETNVQLQAQLHHMSTNLVTSSHPSKSQSLSLFNEISQMSPDHISPLTSPESSKTFPLDSDTSGGSFLADLMEEDEYECDDDIYLTSPGTQLPLHTALSDSQFLENFQYSSQHYHDDEQFHQELVNVFTQLKDMCASLRHGNGNNDMRECSDYTLCEDIRPGVLSNLLQEFKELMQEVLTFKPTIMEESQVCLDGEDLICVSELSKHISDLKDELRGAQGDLDHLKQELTRRDSQLEQKTQELKNLTGKVKVTILELSMQHDMLADVQMERDRLHRALLQSGHTTEQEIVQQAQQERDFAIEKKNKMEIELAESKFELMELKSQLMEAIQQKMALSQELEQWQNDMEQLFDVHIEKNFQRDAKGQELCQELKKSIHGMRKSKSALNFSTYH, from the exons ATGTGTGATTACAGGATTAATGACAACGACACCTCGTCCTTCGATTATAGGGGCCAGGGCAAGTATTGTATGAGTGGGGACAATATGGCGGAAGCTCCAGGGGTTGaggaggagggggaggggggattcTCAGAGGAAGAGGAGGATATTGACATTTATGCCCAGCTGGAACAGAAGCAAAAGGACCTGACACTGGCTGCTGAGTTGGGAAAGGCTCTTTTGGAGAAAAATGCGGAACTTGAGAGGAGAAATGAACAAATGATAGAAGAGTTTGCTCAGAAAATTGAG GAACTAGAACAAGAGAAGTATGAACTCTACCTCCGACTAGAGAAAAAGGAATCTGAATATGAGAATACTATTAAAGAGCTGCAATATGACATCAGTCAGCTGAGAGAGGAGCTCCAATCTCACCAGAACCAGAGCACCACCAGTGTTAAAGAGAGTTCCATGGCAATAAGGGAGTTAACTCTGCAAAATGAGCACCTGACAGAGGACCTTCGGGCAGCAGGAATGAGGGAAGAGGTACTAGAAGCAGAGAACCAGTCTCTGAAGGAGAAAATAACAGCAAGGAGGTCATCAATGCACATTCATGTTGGTCAACTAGAAATCCTACAACAAGAG ATTAATGAGCTGCGGTCAAAGCGGCAGGAATTGGAAAAGAGACACATCATCGTACTGGAGGAGAAGCATGCTGTGTCGTGCAGCCTGGAGGAATCGCAGGAACGAATTCTGATGTTAGAAAAGTCCAAAAGGGAAATTGAACAGACT GTCCAGAACCGGGAACGGGACATACTGGAACTTCAGGAAACCAATGTCCAGCTTCAGGCTCAGCTTCACCACATGTCTACAAATCTAGTCACCTCTAGCCATCCCAGTAAATCTCAGTCCCTCTCATTGTTCAACGAGATATCTCAGATGTCTCCTGATCATATCTCACCACTCACCTCACCAGAATCATCTAAAACA TTCCCGCTGGATTCGGATACTAGTGGAGGGTCCTTTCTAGCTGACCTAATGGAGGAGGATGAGTATGAATGTGATGATGACATTTACCTTACATCTCCGGGAACACAGCTACCACTACACACTGCACTCTCCGATTCTCAGTTCCTAGAAAACTTTCAGTATTCATCCCAACATTATCACGATGATGAACAG TTTCATCAAGAACTAGTCAATGTGTTTACCCAGTTAAAGGATATGTGTGCGAGTCTTCGGCATGGTAATGGTAACAATGATATGCGCGAGTGCTCAGATTATACACTGTGTGAGGATATACGTCCAGGGGTGCTGTCAAACCTGCTTCAAGAATTCAAGGAATTAATGCAGGAGGTTCTCACTTTCAAACCTACG aTAATGGAAGAATCTCAGGTGTGCTTGGATGGAGAGGATCTTATTTGTGTATCAGAGCTCAGTAAACACATCTCTGATCTGAAGGATGAGCTGAGGGGTGCCCAGGGTGATCTCGATCATCTAAAACAGGAGCTGACTCGAAGGGACTCCCAACTGGAGCAGAAAACTCAAGAGCTTAAGAATCTCACAGGAAAGGTAAAG GTCACCATTTTAGAG TTGTCCATGCAGCACGATATGCTCGCTGATGTTCAGATGGAGCGGGATCGCCTACATAGGGCACTGCTACAAAGTGGACACACAACTGAACAAGAAATTGTTCAACAAGCTCAACAGGAAAGGGACTTTGCAATAGAAAA GAAAAACAAAATGGAAATAGAATTGGCAGAATCTAAGTTTGAACTGATGGAGTTAAAGTCTCAGTTAATGGAAGCTATTCAGCAGAAGATGGCATTAAGTCAGGAATTAGAACAATGGCAG aatGATATGGAACAATTGTTTGATGTTCATATTGAAAAAAACTTTCAAAGGGATGCTAAGGGGCAAGAACTTTGTCAAGAATTAAAGAAAAGTATACATGGCATGAGGAAATCCAAATCTGCATTAAATTTCTCCACCTACCATTAG